In Amaranthus tricolor cultivar Red isolate AtriRed21 chromosome 5, ASM2621246v1, whole genome shotgun sequence, a genomic segment contains:
- the LOC130813892 gene encoding ras-related protein RABC2a-like yields the protein MGSTSNNQTSSTSYDLSFKVLLIGDSGVGKSSLLVSFISNSLEDLSPTIGVDFKIKMLTVRGQRLKLTIWDTAGQERFRTLTSSYYRGAQGIILVYDVTRRETFTNLSDVWAKEVELYSTNQDCIKMLVGNKVDKDSERAVTRDEGVALAQQLGSLFIECSAKTRENVEQCFEELASKIMDVPSLKEEGSNVGKRNILKQKQEQKESAPGGCCA from the exons atgggTTCAACTTCAAATAATCAAACTTCTTCTACTTCATATGATCTATCATTTAAAGTGTTGTTAATTGGTGATTCTGGTGTGGGTAAAAGTAGTTTACTTGTCAGCTTTATTTCCAATTCCCTTGAAGATCTTTCTCCTACAATTG GAGTGGATTTCAAGATTAAGATGCTCACTGTTCGAGGGCAACGGTTAAAGCTTACGATATGGGATACTG CCGGACAAGAGAGGTTTAGAACATTAACAAGTTCCTACTACAGAGGTGCCCAAGGGATTATTCTTG TGTATGACGTTACAAGAAGGGAAACATTTACCAACTTGTCTGATGTTTGGGCTAAAGAGGTTGAGCTTTATTCCACTAATCAAGATTGCATAAAGATGCTCGTCGGGAATAAAGTTGATAAG GATTCAGAAAGAGCTGTAACTAGGGATGAAGGAGTGGCTCTTGCACAACAGTTAGGCAGTCTATTTATTGAATGCAGCGCTAAAACTCGAGAAAATGTGGAGCAGTGTTTTGAAGAGCTTGCATCAAAG ATAATGGATGTTCCAAGTCTGAAAGAAGAAGGATCAAATGTGGGGAAGAGGAACATCTTGAAACAGAAGCAAGAACAAAAGGAATCTGCACCGGGTGGTTGTTGCGCTTAA
- the LOC130813316 gene encoding uncharacterized protein LOC130813316, with product MESRGERTNTTLAFRFLWYQGRKEEKQSNATVYETDFTRSLRNQKLEFPEWLIILQDFSYRSSLELFAGLLMCWRQSLETLPASRDMKASIKLRSKDLLFFKRRNSATMATLTVPLTFPTNVELECPLSKSDLKCGNK from the exons ATGGAGAGCAGAGGTGAAAGGACAAATACAACACTAGCTTTCAGATTTTTATGGTACCAAGGACGCAAAGAAG AAAAACAAAGCAATGCTACTGTGTATGAGACTGATTTCACCAGATCATTGAGGAATCAAAAATTGGAATTCCCTGAATGGCTTATCATCCTTCAAGACTTCTCTTACAGAAGTTCGCTTGAGTTATTTGCTGGGTTATTGATGTGTTGGAGGCAGAGTTTAGAGACATTGCCAGCCTCCAGGGATATGAAGGCTTCCATCAAGCTGAGGAGTAAGgacttattattttttaagaggCGAAATAGCGCGACAATGGCTACCCTAACGGTTCCTCTCACGTTCCCAACAAATGTGGAATTAGAATGTCCTCTATCTAAATCTGACCTAAAATGCGGAAATAAATGA